ACATGGCCGACGCCGACATCCAGCTGCTGGTCTAACCTCCGATGGGCGAGCTCGAGAATCCGATTTCACGCATCTCCGACGCCGTCGGCGAGGCAGAGGGCACCGGTGCGGTCGACCTCAAGCCGCCACGCACGGAGATCATCGATCCGGACGCGCTCGGAACGTTTCTCGAAGATACGACGCCGTCTGGACTCGAAGTTCGCTTCACGTATCGTGGTCACGACGTCGTCGACGAGAGCGGTCACGTCCGAGTCGGCTGAAGCGGACCGTCTTCTCTCTCGCCGTACCCTGTTCCTCACAGGACACGCCCGCAGCGTCGCTGGTTGGTTTCCACGGATGCCCGGCGACGAGAGCGGTCGTGTGTCTGCCTGTGCAAGTTGTTTCGCAAGGGTCGATCTGGGAAGTTCACTCCCCGTACCCCTCACTTTCTATCGGCCCGCTGAAGACGCCGTAGAGGAACTTGAAGTACCACAGCACCAGCAACAGTACCGGGAAGCCGAGGACAGTCACGAGGTTCAGCGCCAGCGGCGAGACGACCGCTTCTCTAACCAACAGCCCGGTCGGCGGATAGATCGTCGGGTACAGCAGAATTGCGACCAGGATCGTCAACAGTGTGGGCAGCGCCAGCGCGCTCACGAGCCAGGCTCGGTACCGGCCGCGTCTGGCCAGTACGCTCCCGCCCAGCCCGACGGCGACCGAGAGAGCGACGACTGCAGCGACGGGCAGCGAGAGCACCGCGTCGGCAGCGCCGCCCGCATCGGTCAGGACGACGGTTCCCAGCAGCACGACCACACCGCCGAGGTACGCCAGTGTCGCACCGATGCCGTACGTGCGTAGCTCCGCCGCCAGACCGGGCTCGGTCTTGGCCGCGAGAAACGCTGCACCCGTGAGTATCGAGACGGCGACCAGCCCGACGCCAGTCAGCGCCACTGGTAGCGTCGC
This DNA window, taken from Halosimplex litoreum, encodes the following:
- a CDS encoding HalOD1 output domain-containing protein → MGELENPISRISDAVGEAEGTGAVDLKPPRTEIIDPDALGTFLEDTTPSGLEVRFTYRGHDVVDESGHVRVG
- a CDS encoding cytochrome d ubiquinol oxidase subunit II → MTDQLLPVDAYLVESLPEIWFGAVLFALGMYVVLDGFDFGIGMLYAIRTDEREREAFLAAFGPIWDANEVWIVAFGTMLLAAFPRVYSRLLADNYLLALGFVVALVFRGLGPELREQRDDERWKRYTDYAFIGGSVFAPLLLGMLAGRWLFGGATLPVALTGVGLVAVSILTGAAFLAAKTEPGLAAELRTYGIGATLAYLGGVVVLLGTVVLTDAGGAADAVLSLPVAAVVALSVAVGLGGSVLARRGRYRAWLVSALALPTLLTILVAILLYPTIYPPTGLLVREAVVSPLALNLVTVLGFPVLLLVLWYFKFLYGVFSGPIESEGYGE